A window of the Linepithema humile isolate Giens D197 chromosome 4, Lhum_UNIL_v1.0, whole genome shotgun sequence genome harbors these coding sequences:
- the LOC105671871 gene encoding mucin-2-like isoform X1, translated as MLLTPLLEGMTDITLRITIPAVTKISIKETTEKETIITSATLAMELTRSLLTETSTSLYTLSTATLETTVETKSTVQVTTPTVALKPPAITERPQTTTSIGETISVTERVIIVTTIKSTTALSGRTTLHEASKITYITRIETEMEDVTPFSTRIVTFATHVPTNATKMEEKITSVVKENKTTSIKEVTSGTIPKELKTAITEVLTTINVTAKTESTIKTSTITSEIITTRSATPTSVSSLTISEKTETISSTEAEVTASTPEEESPVTQIEKTITADEMTATETPTITEIPTTTEISTTIKTTATTETIEISTTGKSTTITKILTSIETPTVTKTSTVAAKTSKVPITITIIRTLMPRNLTTAKILTTEQPTKALTTIKPSVTTKIPTTIETTTITRILIPTNVTTTEISTTETLTPTETPTITELSTTTEISTTIKSTIITKTLMPTNVTTTEISTTETLTPTETPTITELSTTTEISTTIKSTIITKTLMPTNVTTTEISTTETLTPTKIPTITELSTTIEIPTTIETTIITRTLIPTNVTTTEISTTETLTPTETSTITELSTTTEISTTIESTIISETSTTSKYPTITKIATITESETYIETTTTTIEILTPTKTTTESPKISEISTTSETPIITETAITKTPTPTEILTIISTPTITETPIIIQTSPMAKTQTIIEIPVTTESSTIMETPTITSIYITTSFSIESTISTVTTKFPTKEFTSITPTIFTTIASTSAFSITPVTTVSFKTTVPVMSLESTTTTLSPLIANITLSETPCTTISSTFFKTTKELLTSTAVSTTEMVLTTSSILENATVFSTNISTITTEIYESTITTPSLTKIPIATPIVIATETTSYETTPTVISTTLSTQITESTMPTSTISPLETYEASTEEETTMISTTIEFTKEERTNWTTIEKITIISTAIFSTEKSTTSTTETSISLVPAITISATLPEITTETVETSLITTIAVALSTTEKPEYMTTTEVTVTFTPFFELPETEEFTTESLVYTTESSTTLFTEITTPLAISTSAASAERMPEIETEYYIAQGPQYEEYEDYDKEIPTGEWFDYEEYETTTKEEILSTVKYTKAEEGSTSPFYEKVTTVSLYETKISKFTTYSTSAAYTLNISSTPYTYVEEEVTSTLKTSIIAENTTTSEVETESTASIASEVEKSTTSPTFGSTEEYSLPSSTVFEITTKPLPLEYPTVSPEYTESTESTLESSTETTRNLTLPKFVTKPKEIPEIERITTSERILTETRVTVETSFFVSSLLTTLSEKEAVEVHVTIASPASRETAIETGYESTTRATTAMLITEEEYITPFIASETKFEFITTSVAQRDQLLQQLDRLKEHEREMAEREERLKERERQWDREKEERSQMIREKGEMENITSTIAGYVTTAVTNLTTLIHIVSTENLTASTSTEIEISSALATISLPEIITISTPFYSTEEITPATYTAEIIEQITTEESTTYVTTETEELAVLYTTERSTYITEELEKTRVTDYIIFTPYITTSITDLYGISITSIEATTPYSIEETYTSYGTIYVSEPSFTSPALLFTSTTTLAISTETEYEEIERLKEELRKRERELEERERILLEREKKLKKDILEFEKYMKEFEEEMIDRSSMKSTVPTSLSTPVPPIEKTTAKLEVTTLAITEKKENRTTTSRYKTTKVEGVEEKATTPLEEEKIVTKRICLNVLENTTIPSDKIRRGIVTKKICLPYFPEKNEKEKPVGRLSRKPLAFQRTREFRQPKHLSDFRFRKKRQERANTRKISNLQLLHHEWLSNETAKPLQHFKSFTRIYQKIRKPFLRNVAIINAQENAINNFYNITSLYERRVLDHYKNFFQPTTKSTLHSKKYEKRNAFLEYNLIPASKRQKFSNNDKINIKKRDISATKKNVRFLSTKNTVNISSQKATTAIAEKKELNSDEDEFYTVNVVQLDYNENEETHKVISAKPDENDLTVITITTPYYELEEEADLKEDDELSEETEKKIEEENDDIEDMIDNYMNYEERETSTLTYDTKFLDKDKNKRMTEGKAELLDQIWPTEKITSYHLGGTRFWELDFKVTETSVSNTATDKSTTFDLSVTKTTCFHVILKNERHSDSEIKRNIHNHKQNTYNNKTKKYNIKKKDTSLKNVTRKNALRNKLRIKWSGATMKELKYNLQNNLHGSNHHKQNSERKRMVKPGEFPLSVFVAGNESSIIARSRKLCGVKEKKKHEKHKDAVNIKNKTKLAKSQKSQNVTLHSPKNYTDSCITNKKNSDKHHKTKIAKTTANHNFHVKKSVTHPNVIVDHKNKSISHKRKHHDCFNCICDITNVINDIKSILDKTSFPLDEIKALNCNKYKETQDKIMISMNSDMEEAKEFPQSHYNTEFLKGQKYIKLEELEDDFKSDLELENDHDIISLPGLNLNLPCSQDGDGITWLSSISRPSYTWKRTDGIALFGFVAENGDLELRNVNAKDTGNYTCVITYMGPDNEEPVETTYEIHLQVVTLPRYILYGENRYHIRSCDERDMDVLVTYLPLKLNSIICEEDLCNAFVLPPTCTRNQITVNILIVPSHIVKLMTVDPKHCNVLCLKAIQDKLSLVLSRNLQIFLGKTIIFRLPYYEQRLVPIAEKASRWKRGRTGANTFGEKSSNIGVFSSCPAGYGLRGTRCVPCNMDTYSEDGISHCKKCPPGTYQPNHGARVCRTCTNPLTKGCYNMLWNSFSAVMVTLASFSVMLSIFLLLLWIICCAKKKFCIKKMASIVPKEGTIEHEEDLEQPLIKDISENGDQQWDSKYRIKKKKGKFYINKRRRKQNERKKYEKMHAHEDEWGSHRIKNAPIICPDSYRSHEDYNNYYPKRSYRQGPRLPECDFDT; from the exons ATGCTGTTGACTCCGCTTTTGGAAGGCATGACAGATATTACTTTGAGAATTACGATTCCTGCAGTTACTAAAATATCAATCAAAGAGACGactgaaaaagaaacaataattACATCAGCGACATTGGCAATGGAATTAACACGAAGTCTTCTTACTGAAACGAGCACATCTTTATATACACTTTCAACTGCGACATTAGAAACGACCGTAGAAACAAAATCGACCGTTCAAGTTACAACTCCTACCGTAGCTTTAAAACCTCCGGCAATTACAGAAAGACCGCAAACTACAACGTCGATAGGCGAAACTATTTCTGTAACCGAAAGAGTCATTATAGTAACAACGATAAAATCTACAACTGCTTTGAGTGGCCGTACAACTTTGCACGAAGCGAGTAAGATTACGTATATAACGAGAATAGAAACGGAAATGGAAGACGTGACGCCGTTTTCGACGCGAATTGTAACATTCGCAACTCACGTCCCAACGAATGCTacaaaaatggaagaaaaaattactTCAGTTGTCAAAGAGAATAAAACCACATCTATAAAAGAAGTGACTAGTGGAACTATTCCGAAAGAACTGAAAACTGCCATTACAGAAGTACTCACTACGATTAATGTAACTGCAAAGACTGAGAGTACGATTAAAACCTCGACAATTACAAGCGAAATTATTACTACAAGATCTGCCACACCAACAAGCGTAAGCTCACTTacaatttcagaaaaaacAGAAACGATTTCAAGCACGGAAGCTGAAGTAACCGCTTCGACACCGGAGGAAGAGAGTCCGGTTACGCAGATTGAAAAAACTATAACTGCGGACGAAATGACAGCTACAGAAACCCCAACAATCACCGAGATTCCAACAACCACCGAAATTTCAACAACAATAAAAACCACTGCAACTACCGAAACTATTGAAATTTCAACGACTGGAAAAAGTACAACAATTACCAAAATTCTAACGTCTATTGAAACACCGACAGTTACCAAAACTTCAACAGTTGCAGCAAAAACTAGTAAAGTCCCAATAACTATAACAATTATCAGAACCTTAATGCCTAGAAATCTAACAACTGCCAAAATTCTAACAACTGAACAACCTACTAAAGCTCTAACTACTATCAAACCTTCGGTAACTACTAAAATTCCAACAACTATAGAAACTACGAcaattacaagaatattaatacCTACAAATGTAACAACTACTGAAATTTCGACAACCGAAACTTTAACGCCAACTGAAACTCCAACAATTACCGAACTTTCGACAACTACTGAAATTTCAACGACtattaaaagtacaataattacaaaaacattaatgCCTACAAATGTAACAACTACCGAAATTTCGACAACCGAAACTTTAACGCCAACTGAAACTCCAACAATTACCGAACTTTCGACAACTACTGAAATTTCAACGACtattaaaagtacaataattacaaaaacattaatgCCTACAAATGTAACAACTACCGAAATTTCGACAACCGAAACTTTAACGCCAACTAAAATTCCAACGATCACCGAACTTTCAACAACTATTGAAATTCCAACAACTATAGAAACTACGATAATTACAAGAACATTAATACCTACAAATGTAACAACTACCGAAATTTCGACAACTGAAACTTTAACGCCAACAGAAACTTCAACGATTACCGAACTTTCGACAACTACTGAAATTTCAACTACTATTGAAAGTACAATAATTAGTGAAACATCAACAACTAGCAAATATccaacaattacaaaaattgctACAATCACCGAAAGTGAAACATATATCGAAACAACAACCACAACAATCGAAATTCTAACGCCTACTAAAACAACTACCGAATCTCCAAAGATCAGCGAAATATCGACTACCAGCGAAACTCCAATAATTACAGAAACTGCAATAACCAAAACTCCAACACCTACcgaaattttaacaattattagcACTCCAACAATTACCGAAACGCCGATAATTATTCAAACTTCACCAATGGCTAAAACTCAAACAATTATCGAAATTCCAGTGACCACCGAAAGTTCAACGATTATGGAAACTCCGACAATAACGAGCATTTATATTACGACGTCTTTTTCAATTGAAAGTACAATATCAACCGTGACAACAAAGTTTCCAACAAAAGAATTTACATCAATCACGCCCACGATTTTTACCACAATCGCGAGCACCTCAGCTTTTTCGATAACACCTGTTACAACGGTTTCTTTTAAAACCACAGTTCCCGTTATGTCATTAGAATCAACAACGACAACGCTATCACCGCTAATTGCGAATATAACGTTAAGCGAAACGCCGTGTACTACGATTTCTTCtacattctttaaaacaaCGAAAGAATTATTAACCTCTACAGCAGTATCTACGACTGAAATGGTCCTCACCACATCATCTATCTTGGAGAATGCGACGGTTTTTAGTACAAATATTAGTACGATCACAACGGAGATTTATGAAAGTACAATAACGACGCCTTCTCTCACGAAAATTCCAATCGCGACACCCATCGTGATAGCCACCGAGACAACTTCTTATGAAACTACTCCTACCGTAATTTCCACAACTCTTTCAACGCAGATTACTGAAAGTACGATGCCCACAAGTACAATATCTCCATTAGAAACATATGAAGCAAGCACGGAAGAAGAGACAACGATGATTTCGACTACAATTGAGTTTACAAAAGAAGAACGTACAAATTGGACTACTATCGAAAAAATCACTATAATATCGACAGCCATTTTTTCTACTGAAAAAAGCACAACATCGACAACAGAGACGAGCATCAGTTTAGTGCCAGCAATAACGATTTCCGCAACTTTGCCAGAAATTACTACAGAAACTGTGGAGACAAGTTTAATAACAACGATTGCTGTAGCATTGTCGACTACTGAAAAACCAGAATATATGACGACGACGGAAGTTACTGTGACATTTACCCCATTTTTCGAATTGCCGGAGACAGAAGAGTTTACAACTGAAAGTCTAGTATATACTACAGAAAGTTCTACAACACTATTTACCGAAATAACAACTCCTCTCGCTATTTCGACTTCGGCAGCAAGCGCTGAAAGAATGCCGGAAATCGAAACAGAATATTACATAGCGCAGGGGCCGCAATATGAAGAATATGAAGACTACGATAAGGAAATACCGACAGGCGAGTGGTTCGATTATGAAGAGTACGAAACTACGACGAAGGAAGAAATTTTGAGCACAGTAAAATATACGAAAGCAGAAGAAGGATCCACGAGTCCGTTTTATGAGAAAGTTACGACGGTGTCTTTGTACGAAACCAAGATTTCCAAGTTTACAACGTACTCGACGAGCGCTGCTTACACCTTGAATATTTCAAGCACGCCTTATACATACGTTGAAGAAGAAGTTACTTCTACCTTGAAAACGTCAATTATTGCTGAAAATACGACGACGAGCGAAGTGGAAACCGAATCCACGGCATCAATCGCGAGCGAAGTGGAAAAGTCAACGACAAGCCCGACTTTCGGCTCCACCGAAGAGTACAGTCTTCCCTCTTCCACGGTGTTTGAAATTACGACGAAACCTTTACCGCTTGAATATCCAACAGTCTCTCCCGAGTACACAGAGAGTACAGAATCCACGTTAGAGTCTTCGACAGAAACGACGCGTAATTTGACTCTGCCGAAATTCGTGACGAAACCTAAAGAGATTCCGGAGATCGAGAGAATTACGACTTCGGAGCGAATTTTGACGGAGACTAGAGTTACTGTGGAAACTTCCTTCTTCGTCTCGTCCTTGCTGACTACGTTATCGGAAAAGGAAGCCGTCGAAGTGCACGTAACAATCGCAAGTCCCGCATCTCGGGAAACTGCCATTGAAACCGGATATGAAAGCACCACTCGGGCAACAACGGCGATGCTAATTACGGAAGAAGAATATATCACGCCGTTTATCGCTTCCGAAactaaatttgaatttattacgaCGAGTGTCGCACAGAGAGATCAGTTGCTACAACAGCTCGATCGCCTCAAGGAACACGAGAGAGAAATGgcagagagagaagaaagactaaaagagagagaacgacAGTGGGACAGAGAAAAGGAAGAACGCTCGCAAATGATACGCGAAAAAGGAGAAATGGAGAATATTACTAGCACAATCGCCGGCTACGTCACGACTGCTGTTACTAATCTGACAACTCTCATCCATATTGTTAGCACAGAAAATTTAACTGCATCGACTTCTACAGAGATTGAGATCTCGTCTGCTCTCGCCACGATAAGTTTACCtgaaattattacgatttcaACTCCATTTTACAGTACAGAGGAAATTACACCTGCAACATATACTGCGGAGATAATAGAGCAAATAACTACAGAAGAAAGCACGACATACGTCACAACGGAGACAGAAGAACTAGCTGTACTTTATACTACAGAAAGAAGCACGTACATTACAGAAGAGCTGGAGAAAACGCGTGTTACggattacataatttttacgcCGTATATCACTACATCAATTACGGATTTATATGGAATCAGCATAACTTCGATCGAAGCCACTACTCCGTATTCTATCGAGGAAACGTACACAAGTTATGGAACAATTTACGTGAGTGAACCTTCATTCACGTCGCCAGCATTGTTGTTTACCAGCACAACTACTTTGGCTATTAGCACAGAAACAGAATACGAGGAGATAGAAAGGTTGAAGGAAGAATTGCGCAAGAGAGAACGTGAAttagaggagagagagaggatattgttggaaagagagaaaaagctaaagaaagatatattagaatttgagaaatatatgaaagaaTTCGAAGAAGAAATGATTGACAGATCATCCATGAAATCGACTGTGCCGACGAGTTTGTCCACGCCGGTGCCACCGATTGAAAAGACCACCGCAAAACTCGAAGTAACAACGCTCGCTATAAccgaaaagaaagaaaatcgcACCACAACATCTCGATATAAAACTACGAAAGTGGAAGGCGTCGAAGAAAAAGCGACCACGCCATTGGAAGAAGAGAAAATCGTGACAAAAAGGATATGCTTAAATGTTTTGGAGAATACGACGATTCCTTCGGATAAAATAAGAAGAGGTATTGTCACTAAAAAGATTTGCCTGCCATATTTTCCTGAGAAAAATGAGAAGGAGAAGCCAGTCGGTAGATTAAGCAGGAAGCCTCTTGCTTTTCAAAGAACGAGAGAATTCAGGCAGCCAAAACATCTGTCAGATTTTcgatttagaaaaaagagacaaGAAAGAGCGAATACGCGTAAAATCAGTAACTTACAGCTGTTGCATCATGAATGGTTGAGTAATGAAACCGCGAAACCGTTGCAACATTTCAAAAGCTTCACAAGAATCTAccaaaaaatacgaaaaccTTTTCTAAGAAACGTTGCTATTATTAATGCACAAGAAAACgctatcaataatttttataatataacttcTTTGTACGAACGCCGCGTTCTCGATCactacaaaaatttctttcaaccGACTACAAAGTCGACATTACATagtaaaaaatacgaaaaaagaAATGCCTTCttggaatataatttaattcctGCTtcaaaaagacaaaaattctccaataatgacaaaataaacattaaaaagcGAGATATTTcggcaacaaaaaaaaatgtccgATTTTTATCAACGAAAAATACAGTTAATATTTCAAGTCAAAAAGCCACAACTGCAATAGCCGAAAAGAAGGAATTAAATAGCGACGAGGACGAATTCTACACGGTAAATGTAGTGCAACTCGACTACAATGAAAACGAAGAGACGCATAAAGTAATATCTGCTAAACCTGATGAGAATGATTTAACagtaattacaattacaacaCCATACTATGAGCTTGAAGAAGAAGCGGATCTAAAAGAGGACGATGAACTTTCAGaggaaacagaaaaaaaaatagaagaagaaaatgatgATATCGAAGACATGATAGACA aTTATATGAATTACGAAGAGCGCGAGACGTCAACTCTGACATACGATACGAAATTcttagataaagataaaaacaaaagaatgacGGAAGGCAAAGCAGAATTGTTAGATCAAATATGGCCCACGGAAAAAATCACGTCATACCACTTGGGTGGTACAAGATTTTGGGAACTGGACTTCAAAGTTACGGAAACATCAGTATCTAATACCGCGACTGATAAAAGCACAACTTTTGATCTATCAGTTACTAAAACAACGTGTTTCCATGTCATTCTAAAAAATGAAAGACACAGCGATTCGGAAATAAAACGTAATATACATAACCATAAACAAAACacttataacaataaaacaaaaaaatacaacataaaaaagaaagatactagtcttaaaaatgtaacaagaaaaaatgcaTTGCGTAATAAACTAAGAATAAAATGGTCTGGCGCGACAATGAAAGAGTTAAAAtacaatctgcaaaacaactTGCACGGATCGAATCACCATAAGCAGAATTCCGAACGAAAAAGAATGGTGAAACCTGGCGAGTTTCCGCTATCAGTTTTCGTTGCCGGCAATGAAAGTTCAATAATAGCGAGAAGCCGTAAGTTGTGCGGCGttaaggaaaagaaaaaacatgAAAAGCACAAAGAtgctgtaaatattaaaaataaaacaaaattagcaAAATCGCAAAAATCACAAAATGTTACTTTGCATTCTCCCAAAAATTATACAGATAGCTGTatcacgaataaaaaaaattcagacaaaCATCATAAAACAAAGATTGCGAAAACGACCGCCAATCACAATTTTCACGTAAAAAAAAGCGTAACACATCCAAATGTTATTGTTgatcacaaaaataaatctatctcGCATAAAAGAAAACACCACGATTGTTTCAATTGCATTTGTGATATCACGAATGTAATTAACGacataaaatctatattaGACAAAACAAGCTTCCCGTTAGACGAAATTAAGGCgcttaattgcaataaatacaaaGAGACTCAGgacaaaataatgatttcaaTGAATTCCGATATGGAAGAGGCTAAAGAATTTCCACAGTCACATTACAACACCGAATTCCTGAAGGGTCAAAAATACATCAAACTAGAAGAGCTGGAAGATGATTTTAAAAGCGATTTGGAACTCGAAAACg ATCACGATATCATTTCGTTACCCGGTCTTAATCTCAATTTACCCTGCAGTCAAGATGGCGATGGTATCACTTGGTTGTCAAGCATTAGCAGACCAAGCTATACGTGGAAAAGAACGGATGGCATTGCGCTTTTCG GTTTCGTGGCGGAAAATGGCGATTTGGAATTGCGAAACGTAAATGCGAAAGACACGGGAAATTACACGTGCGTCATAACGTACATGGGTCCTGACAATGAGGAACCCGTGGAAACCACTTACGAGATTCATTTGCaag TCGTCACGCTACCGAGATACATATTATACGGCGAGAATCGTTACCATATACGGTCTTGCGATGAACGAGATATGGATGTGTTGGTGACGTATCTTCCGTTAAAATTGAATAGCATTATATGCGAGGAGGATCTTTGTAACGCTTTTGTGTTACCTCCAACCTGCACCCGAAATCAA ATTACAGTAAACATTTTGATAGTGCCATCGCATATCGTCAAACTAATGACAGTTGATCCCAAACATTGCAATGTCTTATGTCTTAAAGCCATTCAGGATAAACTCTCACTAGTACTGAGTAGGAATTTGCAAATCTTTCTCGGAAAAACTA TTATTTTCAGATTACCTTATTACGAACAGAGATTGGTGCCGATTGCTGAAAAGGCCTCAAGATGGAAAAGAGGAAGGACGGGTGCAAATACGTTCGGTGAAAAATCCAGCAATATTGGCGTGTTTTCCAGTTGTCCAGCTGGATATGGTCTTCGTGGTACACGCTGTG ttCCTTGTAATATGGACACTTATAGCGAGGATGGTATTTCACATTGCAAAAAATGTCCGCCCGGTACATATCAGCCGAATCACGGCGCCAGAGTTTGTCGCACGTGCACTAATCCATTGACAAAAGGCTGTTATAATATG CTCTGGAATTCTTTCTCCGCCGTTATGGTAACTTTAGCAAGTTTTAGCGTGATGCTATCGATATTTTTGCTATTACTATGGATAATTTGCTGCGCTAAAAAGAAATTCTGCATAAAAAAGATGGCTAGTATTGTACCTAAAGAAGGCACAATTGAACATGAG gaAGACCTAGAACAACCGTTAATAAAGGATATAAGTGAAAACGGAGATCAGCAATGGGACAGCaaatacagaattaaaaaaaagaagggaaagttttatataaataaaagacgTCGAAAAcagaatgaaagaaaaaaatatgaaaagatgCAC GCACACGAAGATGAATGGGGATCACATCGCATAAAGAATGCTCCAATTATTTGCCCAGATTCTTATCGGTCTCATGAAGATTATAACAACT aTTATCCAAAGCGATCCTATCGTCAAGGACCTCGGCTACCAGAATGTGATTTCGATACctga